In the genome of Oncorhynchus clarkii lewisi isolate Uvic-CL-2024 chromosome 4, UVic_Ocla_1.0, whole genome shotgun sequence, one region contains:
- the LOC139406333 gene encoding p53-induced death domain-containing protein 1, with protein MEREKKKREWRRRSGQEKAEGENQAGGGTMETGHDPLGQMRNKTVHRITHFPVDKMTHHLGEELSRREGQTEGETTRVSAVRNKEESGIQMRTEKMEEMNTGLITVTDRDDDDPPSIPPAPSISPAPSIPPAPSISPLSISTLSSPSPSFLAPLSSFSPVPSLTPPLPPSVELCAVLTDTRLTLDVYQGGTAVLQVLWVSVPGQLRGLQYLRLGSEDRGALEGALEVLPHLTQLRSLAIRGHCFHDAHGDPLPGLLTSLPPSLSSLSLLVHLDLSFNLLSSFPPCLLTLPLLSTLLLGHNHLTDLPPSFGPLPALRYLSLLGNCLASLPPSLGQLKTLHTLDVSYNLLETLPEEIGALEELVKLELSHNRLKRLPETMGCLLSLRDLVIHSNDLRVLPVCLCLDKLDKLKIDVRNNPLGRPPTPPPLPPTPGQVETRIPELHLGPNRHRFCVSSAGCHVFLPGGAELLFPSGCLATTTTLQWAERRPDRKWVWLEEHDFLLSRPLELLPHGISFLKPVEVCVPYHRSRKGEVVVRRFDGQQWSTLSTETRRGSIGHSSHPGGRPARLACVSVRQFSWFVAVGRPVRDSCSVTPEGALLVSRSDAGIKLTFPPDCTVQTRTIILQVLQVSVTEVQTLCGDPQARVSPLLCLSQDPSIQFLQPIKVQVPLPTGLTGHTVDLSCLHLLHGDPSAHTWTDITSQVSLYVTQLYAIFYITHFSWYWLWYTTQRCVSGVVRRVYQRLKQFQVQFLVLQRRTDPKQVLLQCLPADKVDNRVQSLSEQYDGPQPSDLCDLLEGEQFFAGFERGLDVSADRPDCAEGRLSFVFYSRLKNLKEVYVFPTQKQEGSIRGQVSFYRGEVPSDIPQEVARKRKGHDSQWLATLPLRLPGLNSEGGSNGMDWEQPQYPPLNLGDPESGYLTEANLLAISLQIGQDWRSIGINLGISYQELDRMQYKYRDNLGAVVLEMLFHWARGQQQEGVGLRPAGGPGQQGIGAVPRLIDAMVESGRRDLAEEIKDIVRLGTRKYNESLRRVGLEEEEKRPSTDTDPSPSH; from the exons atggagagagagaagaagaagagggaatgGAGGAGAAGAAGTGGACAAGAGAAAGCGGAGGGTGAGAATCAAGCCGGTGGGGGAACCATGGAAACGGGACATGATCCTCTTGGTCAGATGAGAAATAAGACTGTCCATAGAATAACACACTTTCCCGTAGATAAGATGACCCACCATCTTGGAGAGGAACTGTCACGTAGGGAAGGACAGACCGAGGGAGAAACTACCCGTGTGTCTGCAGTTAGAAACAAAGAAGAAAGTGGAATTCAAATGAGGACGGAGAAGATGGAGGAAATGAATACAGGACTGATAACAGTTACAGACCGAGATGACGAcgaccctccctccatccctcctgctccctccatctctcctgctccctccatccctcctgctccctccatctctcctctctccatctccaccctctcatccccctctccctccttcctggcTCCTCTCTCCTCGTTCTCTCCAGTTCCAtccctcacccctccccttcccccgTCAGTAGAGCTGTGTGCGGTGCTCACCGACACTAGACTGACTCTGGATGTATACCAGGGCGGGACTGCTGTGCTACAGGTACTATGGGTGTCTGTCCCTGGGCAgctgaggggcctgcagtacctccgaCTGGGCTCGGAGGACAGGGGGGCGCTAGAGGGAGCCCTGGAGGTCCTACCGCACCTCACACAGCTACGCTCACTGGCTATTAGAG GACACTGTTTCCATGACGCCCATGGTGACCCCCTCCCCGGCCTtctcacctctcttcctccctctctctcatccctttctctcctcgtCCACCTGGACCTCTCCttcaacctcctctcctccttccctccctgcctcctcaccctccccctcctctccaccctcctcctggGTCACAACCACCTCActgatctccctccctccttcggtcctctccctgccctccgctacctctctctcctggGGAACTGTCtggcctctctcccccccagcctGGGTCAGTTGAAGACACTCCACACCCTGGATGTCTCCTATAACCTCCTGGAGACATTACCTGAGGAGATCGGTGCGCTGGAGGAGCTGGTAAAACTGGAGCTGTCACACAACAGGCTAAAGAGGCTGCCTGAGACCATGG gctgtctcctgtctctcaggGACCTGGTGATCCACAGTAATGACCTGCGTGTTCTccccgtctgtctctgtctggacaAACTGGATAAGTTAAAGATAGACGTAAGGAACAACCCCCTGGGAAGACCCCCtacccctccaccactaccacccacACCTG GCCAGGTGGAGACACGCATTCCAGAGTTACACCTTGGACCGAATCGACACAG GTTCTGTGTGTCGTCTGCTGGTTGTCATGTGTTCCTCCCAGGGGGAGCGGAGCTACTGTTTCCCTCGGGTTGCCTAGCGACGACCACCACGCTGCAGTGGGCGGAGCGTAGGCCAGACAGGAAATGGGTGTGGCTAGAGGAGCATGACTTCCTGCTGAGTCGACCACTGGAACTCCTCCCACACGGGATCTCCTTTTTAAAG ccagtGGAGGTGTGTGTACCGTACCACCGGTCCAGGAAAGGGGAGGTGGTTGTGAGGAGGTTTGATGGACAGCAGTGGAGTACACTATCCACTGAAACCAGAAGGGGCAGTATAGGACACAGCAGTCACCCCGGAGGCCGACCTGCCAGG CTGGCCTGCGTCTCAGTGAGACAGTTCTCCTGGTTTGTGGCAGTGGGTCGTCCAGTCAGGGACAGTTGCTCTGTGACACCAGAGGGGGCGCTGCTGGTGTCACGTTCAGACGCAGGCATCAAACTGACCTTCCCCCCAGACTGCACTGTTCAGACCCGCACCATCATTCTACAG GTGCTACAGGTGTCTGTCACTGAGGTCCAGACGTTGTGTGGAGACCCTCAGGCCAGAGtcagtcccctcctctgtctctctcaagaCCCCAGCATCCAATTCCTCCAGCCAATCAAGGTGCAGGTCCCGCTGCCAACTGGACTCACTG GTCACACAGTAGACCTGTCCTGTCTCCACCTGCTTCATGGAGACCCCAGCGCCCACACCTGGACAGACATAACCTCACAGGTGTCCCTGTACGTCACACAGCTCTACGCCATCTTCTACATCACTCACTTCTCCTG GTACTGGCTGTGGTACACTACCCAGCGCTGTGTTAGCGGGGTGGTCCGTAGGGTCTACCAGAGACTGAAGCAGTTTCAGGTCCAGTTCTTGGTGCTACAGAGGAGAACAGACCCCAAACAGGTTCTGCTACAGTGCCTGCCTGCTGACAAG GTGGACAACAGAGTACAGTCTCTGTCAGAGCAGTACGATGGCCCACAACCCTCAGACCTCTGTGACCTATTGGAGGGAGAGCAGTTCTTCGCTGGCTTCGAGAGGGGCCTAGACGTCAGCGCAG ataGACCAGACTGTGCGGAAGGGAGACTGTCGTTTGTGTTCTACTCTCGGTTGAAGAATCTCAAAGAGGTGTACGTCTTTCCAACACAGAAGCAGGAGGGGTCAATCAGGGGTCAG gtgtctTTCTATCGAGGGGAGGTTCCCAGTGACATACCACAGGAAGTCGCCAGGAAAAGGAAAGGACACGACAGCCAATGGCTGGCCACCTTACCACTCAGACTTCCT GGCCTAAACTCAGAGGGTGGTAGTAATGGTATGGACTGGGAGCAGCCTCAGTACCCTCCGCTGAACCTGGGCGACCCAGAGAGCGGGTACCTGACTGAGGCTAACCTGCTGGCCATCTCCCTGCAGATCGGACAGGACTGGAGGTCCATTGGCATCAACCTGGGAATCAGCTACCAGGAGCTGGACCGCATGCAGTACAAATACAG AGACAACCTAGGGGCCGTGGTGTTGGAGATGCTGTTCCACTGGGCCCGGGGTCAGCAGCAGGAAGGTGTTGGGTTGCGTCCCGCTGGAGGTCCAGGCCAGCAGGGTATTGGTGCAGTGCCCAGGTTGATAGATGCCATGGTGGAGAGTggcaggagggacctggctgagGAGATTAAAGACATAGTGAGGCTAGGAACCCGGAAGTATAATGAGTCACTGAGGAGGGTGGGCctagaagaggaagagaagaggcctTCAACAGACACAGATCCCTCACCTTCACACTGA